One window of the Cryptomeria japonica chromosome 7, Sugi_1.0, whole genome shotgun sequence genome contains the following:
- the LOC131856675 gene encoding uncharacterized protein LOC131856675 — translation MEDFGMNEGEWPSRGGGPRLSTTTQGGGGRREAVAGGGRSAERGRRDRRRRLEGKRWPAEGAVLSAGGETGGGDRKGSGGRRRQGQRWPEKTAAAAGGDRAGGGRKKQ, via the exons ATGGAGGATTTTGGAATGAATGAGGGTGAATG GCCAAGCAGAGGCGGCGGGCCAAGGCTGAGCACGACAACGCAGGGAGGCGGCGGTCGAAGGGAAGCGGTGGCCGGCGGTGGGCGCAGTGCTGAGCGCGGGCGGAGAGACCGGCGGCGGCGACTGGAAGGGAAGCGGTGGCCGGCAGAGGGCGCAGTGTTGAGCGCGGGCGGGGAGACTGGTGGCGGCGACCGGAAGGGAAGCGGTGGCCGGCGGAGACAGGGCCAGCGATGGCCGGAAAAAACAGCAGCGGCGGCCGGGGGAGACAGGGCCGGCGGCGGTCGGAAAAAACAGTAG